A single Lactuca sativa cultivar Salinas chromosome 8, Lsat_Salinas_v11, whole genome shotgun sequence DNA region contains:
- the LOC111888637 gene encoding probable WRKY transcription factor 17 — protein MAVDLVGVQTLEHLNRMFQLTNHDFAVSSNFNQAVSALKRTGHARFRRGPSSSSSSSDSHGPSTSTQSAPAFIRSTEASNEWCFGKSVTDMTTSSSSRSTNSSSLVSPLAIGEEATVSNGKQFGCLGIVAPAPAFSSRKPPLPSSHRKRCRADRPSVSLQGSGTKHHSVSRSGCHCCKRRKTASKREIRRVPITGSKVTTIPADDFSWKKYGEKSVDGSRYPRVYYKCNTGKGCPARKSVELALDDSKMLLVTYDGEHIHHHDPSPILTGLTGAVVQSK, from the exons ATGGCTGTTGATTTAGTCGGAGTTCAAACCCTAGAACACCTCAATCGCATGTTCCAGTTAACCAATCACGACTTCGCCGTCTCTTCTAATTTCAATCAAGCCGTCTCAGCCTTGAAACGGACCGGTCACGCTCGTTTCCGCCGCggaccatcatcatcatcgtcttcCTCTGATTCACACGGTCCTTCTACATCCACGCAATCGGCGCCGGCTTTTATCCGGTCAACGGAAGCGTCAAATGAATGGTGTTTTGGTAAGTCCGTAACGGATATGACGACGTCGTCGTCGTCTAGGTCAACAAACTCGTCTTCTTTGGTATCTCCGTTGGCCATAGGAGAAGAAGCCACGGTTTCAAACGGTAAACAGTTTGGTTGTTTAGGTATAGTAGCTCCCGCGCCGGCGTTTTCGTCTCGGAAACCTCCACTTCCGTCGTCTCACCGGAAAAGATGCCGCGCCGACCGTCCTTCAGTTTCATTGCAAGGATCTGGAACAAAACACCACTCCGTTTCTCGCAGTGGTTGTCACTGTTGCAAAAGAAG GAAAACCGCATCAAAACGTGAAATAAGAAGAGTTCCGATTACCGGATCTAAGGTGACAACCATACCGGCCGATGATTTCTCGTGGAAAAAATACGGCGAGAAGAGTGTCGATGGATCACGTTATCCTAG AGTTTATTACAAATGCAACACCGGAAAAGGATGTCCGGCGAGAAAGAGCGTTGAGTTAGCTTTAGATGATTCAAAGATGCTTCTCGTAACTTACGACGGAGAGCACATTCACCATCACGATCCGTCGCCGATCCTGACAGGTTTGACCGGCGCAGTGGTACAGTCAAAGTGA